A genomic stretch from Sporocytophaga myxococcoides includes:
- a CDS encoding RNA-binding domain-containing protein, which yields MNLRQQIRQGENEVLDFKQTIGSVQKIAKTIVAFANTKGGRIMVGVRDNGSIAGAKAEEERHMLEGAASFFCKPEIKINFTEEVIDGKSILIAEVPESDDKPHYSKGEDGKWWAYIRVKDQCLLASKVMLDVMKSDTKGFDAQITIGKAEKIILEYLEHNDRITLKAFCKIANISRWRASRILVNLVRMKLIKVLSHEKEDYYSL from the coding sequence ATGAATCTCAGGCAACAGATAAGGCAGGGGGAAAATGAAGTGCTTGATTTTAAACAAACCATTGGCAGTGTTCAAAAGATTGCCAAAACAATTGTAGCATTTGCTAATACAAAGGGAGGCAGGATAATGGTAGGGGTGAGGGATAATGGCAGTATCGCCGGCGCGAAGGCGGAGGAGGAACGGCACATGCTCGAAGGAGCGGCTTCTTTTTTTTGTAAACCGGAGATAAAAATAAATTTTACCGAAGAGGTCATTGATGGTAAAAGTATATTGATTGCAGAAGTTCCGGAGAGTGATGACAAACCTCATTATTCAAAAGGTGAAGATGGAAAATGGTGGGCTTATATCCGTGTCAAGGATCAGTGCCTGCTTGCTAGTAAGGTTATGCTGGATGTAATGAAAAGTGATACCAAAGGTTTTGACGCTCAGATTACAATTGGAAAAGCGGAGAAGATTATTTTGGAATATCTGGAACATAATGACAGAATAACTTTAAAGGCTTTTTGTAAAATAGCCAATATATCAAGGTGGAGAGCTAGCAGGATTCTGGTTAATCTTGTCCGGATGAAACTCATTAAAGTCCTTTCTCATGAAAAGGAAGATTATTATTCTTTATAA
- a CDS encoding RNA polymerase sigma-70 factor has protein sequence MSESINKVGTKESFSDPESFERIFRTYYAQLCRSVYRIVQDKDASEDIVQEVFMKIWTKKDELSIHLTIKSYLFAAAYNSSFNYLKQQKKFSDTEEETWINIAGSDRADQSLHSGELDEHINQAINSLPPACRSVFILSRYEELSYKEIAETLQISVKTVENQMVKALKVLREKLAPFLKDAILALIFVLNIF, from the coding sequence ATGTCTGAAAGCATAAATAAAGTAGGTACAAAAGAAAGTTTTTCTGATCCCGAATCTTTTGAAAGGATTTTCAGAACATACTACGCTCAGCTTTGTCGCTCTGTTTATAGAATAGTCCAGGATAAAGACGCAAGTGAAGATATTGTGCAGGAGGTCTTTATGAAAATCTGGACCAAAAAGGATGAACTCTCCATTCATCTTACAATAAAATCTTATCTCTTTGCTGCAGCCTACAACAGCTCATTTAATTATTTAAAACAGCAGAAAAAATTTTCGGATACGGAAGAGGAAACCTGGATTAATATTGCCGGCAGTGATAGAGCAGACCAATCTCTTCATTCAGGGGAGCTTGACGAGCATATCAATCAGGCGATCAATAGTTTGCCTCCGGCCTGCCGTTCTGTTTTCATATTAAGCAGGTACGAAGAACTTAGCTATAAAGAAATTGCTGAAACTTTACAGATTTCAGTTAAAACGGTTGAAAATCAAATGGTAAAAGCTTTGAAAGTCCTCAGGGAAAAATTAGCTCCTTTTCTGAAAGATGCTATCCTGGCTTTGATTTTTGTGCTAAATATTTTCTAA
- a CDS encoding FecR family protein, producing MEREHQELILKHLRKESSGFEEQLLSEWLQENPSNRKEFEEYVRTWDFSARATVDFEPNVDAAWMKFKAKAGFEPQQTAPQKEVKVVKLFDYNLILKAAAVLLVFAGISYVSMKLFNQKEIQQISFEAGNEKRELQLPDSSKVWLNAHSKISYADDFKGDMRKVKLEGEAFFEVKRNVEKPFSVEGLSSVTQVLGTSFNVKAIAGQADEVEVVTGKVSFALKNNENRKVILTPGMKGRVDNNNVVSDKIDNPNFLAWKQDKLVFENSTLEEVASAVESYFGTKVEFANPELGNCRFTGTFEKPKLQEVLDVVSESMSLSSKREANGFILEGSGCQ from the coding sequence ATGGAAAGAGAACATCAGGAACTTATTCTTAAGCACTTAAGGAAAGAATCTTCGGGTTTCGAAGAACAATTGCTTTCCGAATGGCTGCAGGAAAATCCTTCTAACAGAAAGGAATTTGAAGAGTATGTCCGGACGTGGGATTTTTCCGCTAGAGCCACTGTTGACTTTGAACCCAATGTTGACGCTGCCTGGATGAAGTTTAAAGCAAAGGCCGGTTTTGAGCCTCAGCAGACAGCTCCGCAGAAAGAAGTAAAAGTCGTCAAGCTCTTCGATTATAACCTTATTTTGAAAGCTGCAGCAGTTTTATTGGTATTTGCCGGCATTAGCTATGTATCAATGAAGTTGTTTAATCAAAAGGAGATACAACAAATTTCTTTTGAAGCAGGAAATGAAAAAAGGGAACTACAACTTCCAGACAGCAGCAAAGTGTGGCTGAATGCGCACAGTAAAATTTCTTATGCCGACGATTTTAAAGGCGATATGAGAAAGGTAAAACTTGAAGGAGAAGCCTTCTTTGAAGTAAAGCGAAACGTTGAAAAACCATTCAGTGTAGAGGGATTATCATCTGTCACTCAGGTACTGGGTACTTCATTTAATGTTAAAGCAATAGCAGGTCAGGCCGATGAAGTAGAGGTCGTTACCGGCAAAGTCTCTTTCGCATTGAAAAATAACGAAAACAGGAAAGTCATTTTGACTCCTGGGATGAAAGGCAGAGTAGATAACAATAATGTTGTTTCAGACAAAATTGATAATCCGAATTTCCTGGCATGGAAACAAGATAAGCTCGTCTTTGAAAACAGTACTCTTGAAGAAGTAGCATCTGCTGTTGAATCTTATTTCGGGACAAAAGTGGAATTTGCGAATCCGGAACTTGGCAATTGCAGATTTACTGGAACTTTTGAAAAACCTAAATTGCAGGAAGTACTGGATGTAGTTTCTGAATCAATGAGTCTAAGTTCTAAAAGGGAGGCTAATGGCTTTATCCTGGAGGGGTCAGGTTGTCAGTAA
- a CDS encoding SRPBCC family protein — protein sequence MKIYTLNRVQILPVKIERAWDFFTSPHNLSKITPTSLDFKVLSKNDGPIHPGMIIRYTVTPILGIPLNWVTEITHVEYQHLFVDEQRFGPYAFWHHLHKFKEVEEGVEMEDLVHYALPFGLLGAIAHELLVKNKLNDIFDFRTKVLREIFGAP from the coding sequence ATGAAAATATATACTTTAAACAGGGTTCAGATATTACCGGTTAAAATAGAGCGAGCCTGGGATTTCTTTACTTCTCCTCATAATCTTTCAAAAATTACTCCTACCTCATTGGATTTTAAGGTCTTGTCAAAAAACGATGGTCCTATACATCCCGGGATGATCATTCGTTATACAGTAACTCCGATATTAGGAATTCCTCTGAACTGGGTCACTGAAATAACCCATGTTGAGTATCAGCATTTATTTGTTGATGAACAACGGTTTGGCCCTTATGCTTTCTGGCATCATTTGCATAAGTTTAAAGAAGTGGAGGAAGGGGTTGAAATGGAGGATCTGGTACATTATGCTCTTCCGTTTGGTCTGCTAGGCGCTATCGCTCATGAACTCCTTGTAAAAAATAAATTGAATGACATATTTGATTTCAGAACTAAGGTGCTCAGAGAAATTTTCGGAGCTCCTTAA
- a CDS encoding TonB-dependent receptor — protein sequence MRLIFSLIMALLCLNFSARAQQVTQTIRGTVKDKHLQTPLPGVNIVITSTDPPMGTATDENGKFRFDNVPLGRHEIKIMYAGYKEGISANILVTSGKEVILNMDMEEEIENVKEVVVVGQKDKSQANNQLAVVSATNLRTEEINRFAGSRQDPSRMASNYAGVAGGGDQRNDIIVRGNSPIGVLWRLEGVDIPNPNHFTFTGNSGGAFSVLNNNLLANSDFLTGAFPAEYGNKTAAVFDVKLRNGNNEKREHTFQVGLNGLEFATEGPISKKSGSSYLASYRLLSFEALNKIGVGFGVNGVPQFQDFALKINVPTNKTGTFTLWGIGGKSKIYIKDPEMEIDPTDPYKFTTDNFSSDMYAAGISNSHNITPKTTGKVIISASGSRIKVISSKIYDVKPEFFEFDMSNLEGQYIANYTITHKLSRRNLVKGGIIYRSIFYNNNSKYFDDSDSLFKQGLQQKGSTELFQSFAHWQFRVTEKLTLNSGLYYQRLTLNGSQSLEPRLSATYMVTERDRISFATGLHSQAQNLFIYQYRFYDEKTGNYNQPNKNVGLTKSLHLVGGYQRALSKNLKFKTEAYYQHMYNVPVSISHENGAGVYSILNTGAEYGFYVLDSTVNTGKGRNYGLELTLERYFNKDFYFLTNLSILKSEYQGSDGVWRNSAFNIGYVVNALAGKEFHLDANNKKLISVDFKVTASGGRRIIPVDVQASLQKGEAVYDYSRAYETQLKDYFRTDLKISYRLNKAKSNHNFFIAADNLLNTQNVLTQDWDNKAKEVKTYYQLGLFPYMGYKVQF from the coding sequence ATGAGACTAATTTTTAGCCTTATAATGGCTTTGCTATGCCTAAACTTTTCAGCAAGAGCACAACAGGTAACTCAGACAATAAGAGGAACCGTGAAAGATAAGCACCTTCAAACCCCGTTGCCAGGGGTAAATATAGTAATCACAAGTACAGATCCTCCAATGGGAACTGCAACTGATGAAAATGGTAAATTCAGATTTGATAATGTTCCTCTTGGAAGACATGAAATAAAGATAATGTATGCCGGATATAAAGAAGGTATCTCTGCAAATATCCTTGTTACATCGGGAAAAGAGGTTATCCTGAATATGGACATGGAAGAAGAAATTGAGAATGTAAAAGAAGTTGTTGTAGTCGGACAGAAAGATAAATCGCAAGCCAACAACCAGCTTGCAGTAGTTAGTGCAACGAACCTTCGTACAGAAGAAATTAACAGATTTGCCGGATCCAGGCAGGATCCCAGCAGAATGGCATCTAACTATGCCGGAGTTGCCGGTGGAGGAGATCAAAGGAATGACATCATTGTAAGAGGAAATTCTCCAATTGGAGTATTGTGGAGACTTGAGGGAGTTGATATTCCCAATCCAAACCACTTTACTTTTACAGGTAACAGCGGTGGTGCATTCAGTGTATTGAACAACAACCTGCTTGCAAATTCTGATTTCCTTACCGGTGCCTTTCCTGCAGAATATGGTAATAAAACTGCGGCTGTATTTGATGTGAAGCTGAGGAATGGAAATAATGAAAAGAGAGAACATACATTTCAGGTTGGACTGAATGGACTGGAGTTCGCTACAGAAGGTCCTATATCAAAGAAATCAGGAAGTTCATATTTGGCAAGCTACAGATTACTCTCTTTTGAGGCATTGAATAAAATCGGGGTAGGCTTTGGCGTAAACGGTGTACCACAGTTCCAGGATTTTGCCTTAAAAATTAATGTACCTACAAATAAAACCGGAACCTTCACATTGTGGGGGATTGGGGGGAAGAGCAAAATTTATATCAAAGATCCTGAAATGGAGATCGATCCTACAGATCCCTATAAGTTTACTACAGATAATTTTTCATCAGACATGTATGCTGCTGGTATTTCCAATTCACATAATATAACTCCTAAAACAACTGGTAAGGTAATAATTAGTGCCTCAGGAAGTCGAATCAAAGTGATAAGTTCAAAAATATACGATGTCAAACCTGAGTTTTTTGAATTTGATATGTCAAATTTAGAAGGACAGTACATTGCAAACTATACCATTACCCACAAGCTTAGCAGAAGAAATCTTGTAAAAGGAGGAATCATTTACAGAAGTATTTTCTACAACAACAACTCAAAGTATTTCGATGATTCTGACAGTTTATTTAAACAAGGATTACAGCAAAAGGGTAGTACAGAATTATTTCAGTCATTTGCACATTGGCAATTCAGAGTTACTGAAAAACTAACCTTAAATTCAGGATTGTACTATCAGCGCCTGACACTCAATGGCAGCCAGTCTTTGGAACCAAGATTATCTGCGACCTATATGGTTACAGAAAGGGACAGAATAAGCTTTGCAACAGGTCTTCATAGTCAGGCTCAGAACCTGTTTATTTATCAGTACAGATTCTATGATGAGAAAACAGGAAACTATAATCAGCCAAACAAGAATGTCGGATTAACCAAAAGTCTTCACTTGGTCGGAGGTTACCAAAGAGCTCTTAGTAAAAATCTGAAATTCAAAACAGAAGCTTATTACCAGCATATGTATAACGTGCCTGTCAGCATTTCCCATGAGAATGGTGCCGGAGTATATTCGATTTTAAATACCGGAGCGGAATATGGGTTCTATGTTCTTGACAGTACTGTAAACACAGGAAAAGGAAGAAACTACGGACTAGAGCTGACTTTGGAAAGGTACTTTAATAAAGATTTCTATTTCCTGACCAACTTGTCTATTTTAAAATCTGAATATCAGGGATCAGATGGAGTTTGGAGAAACTCGGCATTTAACATTGGGTATGTTGTAAATGCACTTGCCGGAAAGGAGTTCCATCTTGATGCAAATAATAAAAAGCTGATATCAGTTGATTTCAAAGTAACCGCCTCAGGAGGAAGAAGAATTATACCTGTAGATGTTCAAGCATCTCTACAAAAGGGTGAAGCAGTTTACGACTATAGCAGAGCATATGAAACTCAGTTAAAAGATTATTTTAGAACAGATTTGAAGATTTCATACCGACTTAACAAGGCAAAATCAAATCATAATTTCTTTATAGCTGCCGATAATCTGCTTAATACTCAAAACGTACTCACACAAGACTGGGATAATAAGGCGAAAGAAGTGAAAACTTATTATCAGCTTGGTTTATTCCCATATATGGGGTACAAGGTGCAGTTTTAA
- a CDS encoding S41 family peptidase — MKLIQIKYIYSFLLLIIFFSACEKALIEPNKSSSAEKNFEIFWNDINNTYPFFSYDKVDWQSVYNSNRPLVNASTTDDELFEIFKNMLRPLLDGHISLKKPNGVTWANERHYEYSSNFSSSLVRGRYLNNKVNFVTAPDYSDKNKTDTIIRYGFINNNILYFHVGTFLTNLPVRDTLRNIVNRNPQLIGVIMDMRNNGGGVLSSAQKLASYFTGTTQLYGYLKNKTGPLDNNFSDAYGLYTQGDGRGSFGTKPVAILTNRYDFSATEHFVMATKDLPNVTSIGDTTGGAFSPIIQRSLPNGIQYTVVSSITTDKHNNVFEKTGLAPEIYKTLTTTDFLAGKDPLIDAAIKNITK; from the coding sequence GTGAAACTCATTCAAATAAAATATATTTATTCATTTCTGTTGTTGATTATATTTTTTTCGGCCTGTGAAAAAGCTTTGATAGAACCCAATAAAAGTTCCTCGGCAGAAAAAAACTTTGAAATCTTTTGGAACGATATCAATAATACATATCCCTTTTTCAGTTACGATAAGGTCGATTGGCAGTCTGTATACAATTCAAACAGACCCTTAGTAAATGCCTCAACAACAGACGATGAACTTTTTGAGATTTTTAAAAATATGCTGCGTCCTTTGCTTGATGGACATATTTCATTAAAAAAGCCTAACGGAGTAACCTGGGCAAATGAGAGGCATTATGAATATTCCTCTAATTTTAGTTCAAGTCTGGTGAGGGGCAGATATCTTAATAATAAGGTAAATTTTGTAACAGCTCCTGATTATTCAGATAAAAACAAAACAGATACTATCATAAGATACGGCTTTATAAACAACAATATTCTCTACTTTCATGTGGGCACATTTCTTACTAATCTTCCGGTCAGAGATACACTGAGAAATATAGTGAATAGAAATCCCCAACTGATTGGAGTGATTATGGATATGCGGAACAATGGGGGAGGTGTCCTTTCTTCTGCTCAAAAACTTGCCTCTTATTTTACAGGTACAACACAATTATATGGCTATCTCAAAAATAAAACAGGACCTCTCGATAATAATTTTTCAGATGCCTATGGACTCTATACTCAGGGAGATGGCCGTGGATCATTTGGCACTAAGCCAGTAGCCATTCTAACTAATCGTTATGACTTTAGTGCAACAGAGCACTTTGTAATGGCAACCAAAGATTTGCCTAATGTTACCTCTATAGGTGATACTACTGGTGGAGCCTTCAGCCCTATCATTCAAAGAAGTTTACCAAATGGAATTCAGTATACTGTTGTTTCCAGCATCACTACAGATAAGCATAATAATGTTTTTGAGAAAACCGGGTTGGCTCCGGAAATTTATAAAACACTTACTACTACAGATTTCCTTGCAGGAAAAGATCCGTTAATAGATGCAGCCATTAAGAATATAACAAAGTAA
- a CDS encoding STN domain-containing protein: MKAKQSEILKTITEKYGIRFSYSNNMVSLDKDVSLNVQGKSLKEVLDLLFTDHNVNYSVVGNQIVLKKKAVKKTADASADSRKGASSFVIVENANSITLNSVSNEKEEEISEDDFEEVQSDSSDKLEETLMVSSDTTVKAPVLKAKKPKGDDVVSLRKQYLLEKRRLRDEYLTKMDSLTSRGNKETKEDFKSSFKTISQKLREELNEIADSIENRAPVGVWKRLQKFDNTSDSLSGKEGQNSDSATYTTVPLSVTFVPPMGTNGMQGPKIVNKTSLNILAGTSRGLDGFEIGALVNVEKEFVNGVQIAGLSNIVGKNVNGVQIAGLTNSSSGYAEGVQVSGLTNVVKDSMYCFQFAGLVNSSGGNSLGGQFSGLVNFSNGYMYGPQCAGLANVANGMMTGPQLAGFINVANGSQKGIQSAGFMNVAKHNSEGCQLAGFMNTTGDLRGAQAAGFINVAKRVKGVQIGVINIADTVAGAQIGILNIAKKGYRRLEIWGSESLYGNIAFKMGGSRSFYNIFAVGAQIYDGGKLRTGYGIGFGSELKASQTICVNIDAISYNINEDGLWTNKLNLLNQLRVNVGIALGERTTIFFGPTFNVMVSQIYNADKNEYGSNIAPWTVFNETYDGRVDKGRKENTNVKMWPGFNAGIRF, encoded by the coding sequence ATGAAGGCCAAGCAAAGCGAAATTCTGAAAACCATTACCGAAAAATATGGAATCAGGTTTTCTTATTCGAATAACATGGTTTCGCTTGACAAAGATGTGTCTTTGAATGTTCAGGGTAAATCTCTAAAAGAAGTTCTGGACCTTCTCTTTACTGACCATAATGTAAATTATTCTGTAGTTGGAAATCAGATTGTGCTGAAGAAAAAAGCTGTAAAGAAAACTGCTGACGCCTCTGCTGATTCAAGAAAGGGCGCTTCTTCATTCGTGATCGTGGAAAATGCGAATTCTATTACCCTTAATAGTGTATCTAATGAAAAGGAAGAAGAAATATCGGAAGATGACTTTGAGGAGGTACAATCGGATAGCAGTGACAAACTTGAAGAAACCCTTATGGTATCTTCGGACACAACTGTAAAGGCTCCCGTATTGAAAGCTAAGAAACCTAAGGGAGATGATGTTGTAAGTCTTCGGAAGCAATATTTATTGGAGAAAAGACGATTGAGAGATGAATATTTGACCAAAATGGACAGCTTGACTTCAAGGGGAAATAAGGAAACAAAAGAGGACTTTAAAAGCAGCTTTAAAACGATTTCTCAGAAACTTAGGGAAGAGTTAAACGAAATTGCTGATAGTATAGAAAACAGGGCGCCAGTAGGCGTGTGGAAGCGCTTACAAAAGTTTGACAATACTTCTGATTCTCTCTCTGGTAAAGAGGGTCAGAATTCTGACTCTGCAACTTATACGACGGTGCCGCTTTCAGTAACCTTTGTTCCTCCAATGGGTACCAATGGTATGCAGGGTCCGAAAATTGTAAACAAAACTTCATTAAATATCCTGGCAGGTACTTCCAGGGGATTAGATGGATTTGAAATTGGAGCTCTTGTAAATGTTGAAAAAGAATTTGTCAATGGAGTTCAGATTGCCGGTTTGTCAAACATCGTGGGAAAGAATGTTAATGGAGTTCAGATTGCTGGCCTTACCAATTCATCTTCCGGATATGCTGAAGGGGTGCAGGTAAGTGGTCTTACGAATGTAGTCAAAGACAGCATGTATTGCTTTCAGTTTGCTGGACTGGTAAACAGTTCGGGAGGAAATAGCCTTGGGGGACAATTTTCCGGTTTAGTGAATTTTAGTAACGGGTACATGTATGGTCCCCAGTGTGCAGGATTAGCAAACGTTGCCAATGGCATGATGACAGGACCTCAGTTGGCTGGCTTCATTAACGTTGCAAACGGAAGTCAGAAAGGTATTCAGAGCGCCGGATTCATGAATGTCGCAAAACATAATTCAGAAGGTTGTCAGCTGGCTGGCTTCATGAATACTACCGGTGATTTAAGAGGAGCACAGGCTGCTGGTTTCATCAATGTCGCAAAAAGAGTAAAAGGTGTTCAGATAGGGGTGATTAACATTGCTGATACTGTTGCTGGAGCTCAGATTGGTATTCTTAACATAGCAAAGAAAGGTTATCGCAGATTAGAGATCTGGGGCTCAGAAAGCTTATATGGAAATATCGCTTTCAAAATGGGAGGATCAAGGAGCTTTTATAACATCTTTGCAGTTGGCGCACAAATATATGATGGAGGCAAGTTAAGAACAGGCTATGGGATAGGATTTGGTTCAGAATTAAAGGCTAGTCAGACAATATGTGTAAATATAGATGCTATATCTTACAATATCAATGAAGACGGACTATGGACCAATAAGCTCAATTTACTGAATCAGCTTAGAGTAAATGTTGGGATAGCATTAGGAGAAAGAACTACAATCTTCTTTGGTCCTACTTTTAATGTAATGGTGTCTCAGATTTACAATGCTGATAAAAACGAATATGGCTCCAACATTGCTCCGTGGACAGTTTTCAATGAGACCTATGATGGTCGTGTTGATAAAGGACGCAAAGAGAATACGAATGTGAAAATGTGGCCAGGATTTAATGCCGGTATCAGATTTTGA
- a CDS encoding TetR/AcrR family transcriptional regulator, with the protein MTSTKESIINIADDLIRKRGYNAFSYNDISKVLSVKNAAIHYHFPSKSDLGVAVIDLHIQKIDHFIKAVNPLSEPEKVEAFLNIYEQIQTNNKVCLVGTLATDWDTIDEKIQQKLTVFVGIVGDWLSAVMEEGLKKGSLTFKGDPRTRALLIITSIMAAAQMAKILGPASFKSVKNAIINELNRQ; encoded by the coding sequence ATGACTTCCACTAAAGAGTCTATTATAAATATTGCAGATGACCTGATCAGAAAAAGAGGTTATAATGCATTCAGCTACAATGACATATCAAAGGTCTTATCTGTAAAAAATGCTGCCATACATTATCACTTTCCTTCCAAATCCGACCTTGGGGTTGCTGTTATAGATCTCCATATTCAGAAAATTGATCATTTTATAAAAGCTGTAAACCCTCTTTCCGAACCTGAGAAAGTAGAAGCATTTCTCAATATATATGAGCAGATTCAGACAAATAATAAAGTCTGTCTTGTAGGAACACTTGCTACAGACTGGGATACTATTGATGAAAAAATCCAGCAGAAACTTACTGTATTCGTAGGCATTGTCGGAGACTGGTTATCAGCCGTTATGGAAGAAGGACTTAAGAAAGGAAGTCTGACATTTAAAGGAGATCCCCGAACCAGGGCTTTGCTCATCATCACTTCCATTATGGCAGCAGCTCAAATGGCCAAAATATTGGGGCCGGCAAGTTTCAAAAGTGTTAAAAATGCAATTATTAATGAACTAAACCGACAATAA
- a CDS encoding PLP-dependent transferase, translating into MKNSFNNPYILSENNSDLFEEYLNPSEKAEEYGQDYSTTNPKVTFFEQRIAALEGGTNALVVKSLHAAKFLLFKTLLTAGQNIVTVNPSTFQGKEKSKLQVMGIAVKTVSKYSLPAFKSLIDNKTGIIFLETIGENDLSIPDFARIIAVAKEKNVPVVVDNSHGVAGYFIKPLSKGASIVIESTGEYFDNASNTPQAVIIEGNTDWSKFNIKTSPEEISYLTLDNGLIRLENISASSKVTLIDLLRKSASNYNKYEIPNDPLSLIHKLETIYSKASQRSENALQIAKYLNSNDHIAKVVYAGLPNSESYLPAFINMRNGFGNRIGFYLKDRTQTGAFVKSINEKTPGIKLKIVLNENGPLIIFSASEDAISTVVALENALNNLKRPIVEAQALQLTSNLNEII; encoded by the coding sequence ATGAAAAACTCATTTAACAACCCATACATTTTATCTGAAAACAATTCTGATTTGTTTGAGGAATATTTAAATCCTTCAGAAAAAGCTGAAGAATATGGTCAGGATTATTCTACCACTAATCCCAAAGTAACTTTCTTTGAACAACGCATAGCAGCATTAGAAGGTGGAACAAATGCTTTAGTGGTGAAATCTCTTCATGCTGCCAAATTCCTTTTATTTAAAACATTACTAACTGCAGGACAAAATATAGTAACTGTTAATCCATCTACCTTCCAGGGAAAAGAAAAATCCAAGCTACAGGTTATGGGAATTGCGGTTAAAACAGTATCAAAATATAGTCTTCCGGCATTTAAAAGTTTAATTGATAATAAAACAGGGATCATATTTCTTGAAACAATAGGTGAAAATGATCTGAGCATTCCTGATTTTGCCAGAATCATTGCAGTGGCGAAGGAAAAGAACGTACCTGTTGTGGTGGATAATAGTCATGGTGTTGCTGGTTATTTTATAAAACCATTAAGCAAAGGTGCTTCGATAGTTATTGAAAGTACAGGTGAATATTTCGACAACGCATCAAACACTCCTCAGGCAGTTATTATTGAAGGAAATACTGATTGGTCAAAATTCAATATAAAAACCTCCCCTGAAGAAATATCTTACCTTACTTTAGACAATGGCTTGATCAGACTTGAAAACATAAGCGCTTCTTCAAAAGTGACCTTAATAGATCTTCTCAGAAAATCAGCATCAAATTACAATAAATACGAAATCCCCAATGATCCTTTAAGTCTTATACATAAACTGGAAACTATCTATTCAAAAGCTTCCCAAAGGTCTGAGAACGCATTACAGATTGCTAAATATCTCAACTCTAATGACCATATTGCCAAAGTCGTTTATGCAGGTTTGCCAAATTCTGAGAGTTATTTACCAGCATTTATTAATATGAGAAATGGATTCGGAAACAGAATCGGGTTTTATTTAAAAGACAGAACCCAAACCGGAGCATTTGTAAAATCAATCAACGAGAAAACCCCGGGAATAAAATTGAAAATAGTATTGAATGAAAACGGGCCGCTTATAATATTCTCGGCTTCAGAAGACGCCATTAGTACAGTAGTTGCCCTTGAAAATGCTTTAAACAATTTAAAAAGACCTATTGTCGAAGCGCAAGCCCTTCAATTGACTAGTAATCTAAATGAAATTATATAA